From the genome of Azospirillum sp. TSA2s, one region includes:
- a CDS encoding DUF2249 domain-containing protein, producing the protein MPTTNSHATAQAEPVLDLRAIPPYQRHQLIFQSVQDLTPGDGFSLVNDHDPRPLHHQLLSLFGAGFAWEYLQQGPEVWQVRISRPEGAVATSLRVCIDRNGDVAVTAADARLGPDGSGASVCEVTDIPPGTLEADVLSLLQGVIPPAGVVSIAYERLLARRNGSCCGGMCG; encoded by the coding sequence ATGCCGACCACCAACTCCCACGCCACCGCCCAGGCCGAACCGGTTCTCGATCTCCGCGCCATCCCGCCCTATCAGCGCCACCAGCTGATCTTCCAGTCGGTGCAGGACCTGACGCCCGGCGACGGTTTCTCGCTGGTCAACGACCATGACCCGCGTCCGCTACACCACCAGCTGCTGAGCCTGTTCGGCGCCGGCTTCGCCTGGGAGTATCTGCAGCAGGGTCCCGAGGTCTGGCAGGTCCGCATCTCCCGGCCCGAAGGCGCGGTGGCGACCAGCCTGCGCGTGTGCATCGACCGCAACGGCGATGTGGCGGTCACGGCGGCGGATGCCCGGCTGGGGCCGGACGGCAGCGGCGCCTCGGTCTGCGAGGTGACGGACATCCCGCCGGGCACGCTGGAGGCCGACGTGCTGTCGCTGCTGCAGGGCGTGATCCCGCCGGCCGGCGTGGTCAGCATCGCGTATGAGCGGCTGCTGGCCCGGCGCAACGGCTCCTGCTGCGGCGGCATGTGCGGCTGA
- a CDS encoding SDR family oxidoreductase, with product MDRKDDTVTPQDPRSKYPRPPFNGQSQPWPGLARDMDPPPDHGETSYKGSGRLAGRKALITGGDSGIGRAAAIAYAREGADVAINYFPSEEPDAREVVALIEKAGRKAVAIPGDLRDEGFCRKLVADAVAGLGGLDIVVCNAARQQAFPSILDVSSEEFDATMKTNIYAPFWIIKAALPHLKPGSVIIGTTSEQAYDPTPDLYAYAQTKAATMNYVKSLAKQLADKGIRVNGVAPGPIWTPLQVSGGASQEKLKQFGSQTPFGRPGQPAELASIYVQLAAEDASFTTGHVYGAAGGSGQP from the coding sequence ATGGACCGCAAGGACGACACCGTCACGCCGCAGGACCCGCGCAGCAAATACCCGCGCCCGCCCTTCAACGGCCAGTCGCAGCCCTGGCCGGGGCTGGCACGCGACATGGATCCGCCGCCCGACCATGGCGAGACCAGCTACAAGGGCTCCGGCCGGCTGGCCGGGCGCAAGGCGCTGATCACCGGCGGCGATTCCGGCATTGGCCGGGCCGCCGCCATCGCCTATGCCCGCGAGGGCGCCGACGTCGCCATCAACTATTTCCCCTCCGAAGAGCCGGATGCCCGTGAGGTCGTCGCGCTGATCGAGAAGGCCGGCCGCAAGGCGGTGGCGATTCCCGGCGACCTGCGCGACGAGGGCTTCTGCCGAAAGCTGGTGGCCGATGCGGTCGCGGGGCTTGGCGGGCTCGACATCGTCGTCTGCAACGCCGCGCGGCAGCAGGCCTTCCCGTCGATCCTCGACGTCAGCAGCGAGGAATTCGACGCGACGATGAAGACCAACATCTACGCCCCCTTCTGGATCATCAAGGCCGCCCTGCCCCACCTGAAGCCGGGGTCGGTCATCATCGGCACCACGTCGGAACAGGCCTATGACCCGACGCCGGATCTGTACGCCTATGCCCAGACCAAGGCGGCGACGATGAATTACGTGAAGTCGCTGGCCAAGCAGCTGGCCGACAAGGGCATCCGCGTCAACGGCGTGGCTCCCGGCCCGATCTGGACCCCGCTTCAGGTCAGCGGCGGCGCCAGCCAGGAGAAGCTGAAGCAGTTCGGCAGCCAGACCCCGTTCGGCCGTCCGGGCCAGCCGGCGGAGCTTGCCAGCATCTATGTCCAGCTCGCTGCGGAGGATGCCAGCTTCACCACCGGCCATGTCTATGGCGCGGCGGGCGGCAGCGGTCAGCCGTAA